The Styela clava chromosome 2, kaStyClav1.hap1.2, whole genome shotgun sequence genome contains a region encoding:
- the LOC144411642 gene encoding bis(5'-adenosyl)-triphosphatase enpp4-like translates to MVAILISMTLRRSQAKSTPKLLVISFDGFRWDYLDKTDTSNFDWIANNGVRAKWVKDSFLTVTFPNHYTIATGLHVESHGIVGNVFYDPVFDEIFNMSSPRSLNDSRFWGGEPVWVTNEIQGGNSGVYYWPGCGANITGIKPTHCVNFVDTTNTSMDVWKHRTDTVIEWLSDLENDVNLAMLYFAEPDVSGHHYGPNAPEIAQKVQLCDAITGYILGQLGKYGIDGINIIITSDHGMSEMNTKKFITLDDHVDMGQIKHIMNNIASASIWPNSEKNITEEVFKNLSTIDPVHYKVWLKKDIPPEYHYSNNRRISPIFMQANEGWGIRENWNDPRYERNRVGVHGYNNSLMNMHAFFLATGPSFKRGFLSEPFQLIDIYPLMCYILEIIPAPNNGSFDAVRQLLREERPMNCEDYNSKMFLVNISIWEGICIGVICNAIMLIHLLKRMKKGYLKLPAMPNSTRSHDDKKITERTLLTNRV, encoded by the exons ATGGTTGCAATTTTGATTTCAATGACATTGCGTCGGTCGCAAGCTAAGTCTACGCCGAAACTCCTTGTAATCTCTTTTGATGGCTTTCGTTGGGACTATCTTGATAAAACCGACACTTCAAATTTCGATTGGATAGCAAACAATGGTGTACGAGCAAAGTGGGTGAAAGACTCTTTTCTCACTGTAACTTTTCCGAATCATTACACAATTGCAACAGGACTACACGTTGAAAGTCATGGTATTGTCGGTAACGTGTTTTATGACCCTGTGTTTGACGAAATCTTCAACATGTCTTCACCAAGATCTTTGAACGATTCCAGATTTTGGGGAGGCGAACCAGTTTGGGTCACGAACGAAATACAAGGAGGTAACTCTGGAGTGTACTACTGGCCAGGTTGTGGCGCTAATATCACAGGGATAAAACCTACACATTGCGTAAATTTTGTCGATACTACGAACACTTCAATGGATGTGTGGAAACATAGAACTGATACCGTTATTGAGTGGTTATCTGATCTGGAGAATGATGTAAATCTAGCAATGTTATACTTTGCGGAGCCTGATGTAAGTGGGCATCATTATGGGCCTAACGCGCCTGAAATTGCTCAGAAAGTACAGCTATGTGATGCGATAACAG GTTATATTCTAGGCCAGCTTGGTAAATATGGCATTGACGGAATCAATATCATCATAACAAGTGATCATGGGATGTCTGAgatgaatacaaaaaaatttataacattAGATGATCATGTTGATATGGGGCAAATAAAGCACATAATGAACAACATTGCATCGGCGAGTATATGGCCTAATTCTGAAAAAA ATATTACTGAAGAAGTGTTCAAGAATCTTTCAACTATCGATCCAGTTCATTATAAAGTATGGCTCAAAAAGGACATCCCACCCGAGTATCATTATTCTAATAACAGACGGATTTCTCCAATTTTCATGCAAGCCAATGAAGGCTGGGGAATCAGAGAGAACTGGAATGATCCGCGATACGAACGTAATCGAG TGGGAGTACATGGATACAATAATTCGTTGATGAATATGCATGCTTTCTTCCTTGCGACGGGCCCGTCCTTTAAAAGGGGATTTTTGTCTGAACCTTTTCAACTCATCGATATATATCCCTTAATGTGTTACATTTTGGAA ATTATACCAGCACCCAATAATGGATCATTTGATGCAGTTAGACAGCTACTGAGAGAAGAACGTCCAATGAATTGTGAAGATTATAACAGCAAAATGTTCCTAGTGAATATTTCTATATGGGAAG GAATATGTATTGGAGTCATCTGCAACGCAATAATGTTAATTCATCTCTTGAAACGCATGAAGAAAGGATATTTGAAGCTTCCTGCAATGCCGAATTCCACTCGGAGCCATGACGATAAGAAGATTACGGAGAGAACATTACTGACCAACCGCGTATAA
- the LOC120336216 gene encoding ectonucleotide pyrophosphatase/phosphodiesterase family member 5-like, producing MGRNPQIFVKTFLYAILIIFQLAVCEHTPKLLLISFDGFRWDYLSKTDTPNFDRITNNGVRAKWIKDSFTSLTFPNHYTIATGLYEESHGIVANIFYDPVFNETFQIGNETTVLDGKFWGGEPIWVTNQLQGGRTGVYYWPGSEAEIKGVRPNIYEKYIKQEVSMALWRNRTDTVIEWLTDPENVVDLALLYFKEPDHTGHIYGPESPEVVQMIQQCDNITGYILDQIEEHGLSNLLNIIITSDHGMTGMNRSRFITLDDHIDTHQTKHLINYIVGTSVWPKSGENITEELYKNLSSIDPEHVQVWMKKDIPPEYHYANNRRIAPILMSANEGWGIKENWNDTHYLLGRHGFNNSKMDMHPFFVATGPVFKKGFISEPFENVNIYSLMCHILGINPAPNNGSLDAVKQLLADEYIPDEEYKYTQLQFTIAKWAGICFGAIIVIVLLIYVIKELKMNSQMRKEVSGFSNSNLTYSERDENREPLLSTDFP from the exons ATGGGGAGGAATCctcaaatttttgtaaaaacttTTCTCTATGCAATATTGATCATATTCCAATTAGCAGTATGTGAACATACTCCCAAACTTTTGCTTATTTCTTTCGATGGCTTCCGTTGGGATTATCTTTCAAAAACTGACACGCCAAATTTTGATAGAATTACAAACAATGGAGTGAGGGCAAAATGGATAAAAGACTCATTCACATCACTCACTTTTCCTAATCACTATACAATTGCTACTGGACTTTATGAAGAAAGTCATGGCATAGTTGCCAATATATTTTATGATCCAGTATTTAATGAAACTTTTCAAATTGGAAACGAGACAACCGTGCTTGATGGGAAATTTTGGGGTGGTGAACCCATTTGGGTGACAAACCAACTCCAGGGTGGCCGGACTGGGGTGTATTATTGGCCAGGTAGTGAGGCAGAGATTAAAGGTGTAAGACCTAACATATATGAGAAATATATTAAACAAGAGGTTTCTATGGCTCTTTGGAGAAATCGGACTGATACAGTCATTGAATGGTTAACAGATCCTGAAAATGTTGTTGATTTAGCTCTGTTATATTTCAAAGAACCAGATCATACTGGGCATATTTATGGACCTGAATCGCCCGAGGTTGTTCAAATGATTCAACAATGTGACAATATTACAg gTTATATCCTGGATCAAATTGAAGAGCATGGTCTCAGCAACCTGTTAAACATTATCATAACAAGTGATCATGGGATGACTGGGATGAACAGAAGTAGATTTATAACATTGGATGATCACATTGACACTCATCAAACGAAGCATCTTATAAATTACATTGTTGGGACAAGTGTGTGGCCTAAAAGTGGAGAAA aTATAACAGAAGAACTTTACAAAAATCTTTCATCCATTGATCCAGAACATGTTCAAGTATGGATGAAAAAAGATATCCCACCAGAATATCATTATGCAAACAATCGTCGTATTGCACCTATTTTGATGTCGGCTAATGAAGGATGGGGTATTAAAGAAAATTGGAACGACACCCATTATCTAT TAGGAAGACATGGGTTTAACAATTCAAAAATGGACATGCATCCATTCTTTGTTGCAACTGGTCCAGTGTTTAAGAAAGGATTCATTTCTGAACCATTTGAAAatgttaatatatattcattgatgTGTCATATATTAGGG ATAAATCCTGCACCAAACAATGGTTCATTAGATGCTGTGAAACAACTACTTGCTGATGAATATATCCCAGATGAGGAATACAAATATACACAACTACAATTCACTATCGCGAAATGGGCAG gtATATGTTTTGGAGCTATTATTGTTATCGTATTGCTGATTTATGTGATCAAAGAACTCAAGATGAATTCACAAATGAGAAAAGAGGTTTCAGGATTTTCCAATTCTAATTTGACATATAGTGAACGAGATGAAAATCGTGAGCCGTTACTCAGCACTGATTTTCCTTGA
- the LOC120336890 gene encoding bis(5'-adenosyl)-triphosphatase enpp4-like isoform X2, with translation MNTMEKCKVMVAVLIYSHSMILCWSHAKSAPKLLVISFDGFRWDYLDKTDTPNFDRIANNGVRAKWVKDSFLTVTFPNHYTIATGLHVESHGIVGNVFYDPVFDEIFNMSSPRSLNDSRFWGGEPVWITNELQGGTSGVYYWPGCGANIKGIRPTHCVNIVDITNSSLNMWKHRTDTVIGWLSDLENDVNLAMLYFGEPDVSGHRYGPNAPEIVQKIQLCDAITDITEELFKNLSAIDPVHYKVWLKKDIPPEYHYSNNRRISSIFMQANEGWGIRENWNDPRYKMGRHGYNNSLMNMHVFFLATGPSFKEGFLSEPFELIDIYSLMCYILEIKPAPNNGSFDAVRQLLRDERPMNYEDYNSKMFRVNISIWEGICIGVICNATMLIYLLKRMKKGYLKLPVMPNSNRIHVDKKITERTLWDNRI, from the exons ATGAATACCATGGAGAAATGCAAGGTTATGGTTGCAGTTTTGATTTATAGTCATTCAATGATATTGTGTTGGTCGCATGCTAAGTCTGCGCCAAAACTTCTTGTAATCTCTTTTGACGGCTTTCGTTGGGACTATCTTGATAAAACCGACACTCCAAATTTTGATCGAATAGCAAACAATGGTGTACGAGCAAAGTGGGTGAAAGACTCTTTTCTCACTGTTACTTTTCCGAACCATTACACAATTGCAACAGGACTACACGTGGAAAGTCACGGTATTGTCGGTAACGTGTTCTATGACCCTGTATTTGATGAAATCTTCAACATGTCTTCACCAAGATCTTTAAACGATTCAAGATTTTGGGGAGGCGAACCAGTTTGGATCACGAACGAATTACAAGGAGGTACCTCTGGAGTGTACTACTGGCCAGGTTGTGGCGCTAATATCAAAGGGATAAGACCTACACATTGCGTAAATATTGTAGATATTACAAACAGTTCATTGAATATGTGGAAACATAGAACTGATACTGTTATTGGGTGGTTATCTGATCTGGAGAATGATGTAAATCTAGCAATGTTATATTTTGGGGAGCCTGATGTAAGCGGGCATCGTTATGGACCTAACGCGCCTGAAATTGTTCAGAAAATACAGCTATGTGATGCGATAACAG aTATCACTGAAGAATTGTTCAAGAATCTTTCAGCTATCGATCCAGTCCATTATAAAGTATGGCTAAAAAAGGACATTCCACCCGAGTATCATTATTCAAATAACAGACGGATTTCTTCAATTTTCATGCAAGCCAATGAAGGTTGGGGTATCAGAGAAAACTGGAATGATCCACGATACAAAA TGGGACGACATGGATACAATAATTCGTTGATGAATATGCATGTTTTCTTCCTTGCGACGGGTCCGTCCTTCAAAGAGGGATTTTTGTCTGAACCTTTTGAACTCATCGATATATATTCTTTGATGTGTTACATTTTAGAA ATTAAACCAGCACCCAATAATGGATCATTTGATGCAGTTAGACAACTACTGAGAGATGAACGTCCAATGAATTATGAAGATTATAACAGCAAGATGTTCCGAGTGAATATTTCTATATGGGAAG GAATATGTATTGGAGTCATCTGCAACGCAACAATGTTAATTTATCTTTTGAAACGCATGAAGAAAGGGTATTTAAAGCTTCCTGTAATGCCGAATTCCAATCGTATCCATGTCGATAAGAAAATTACGGAGAGAACATTATGGGACAACCGCATATAA
- the LOC120336888 gene encoding 5-aminolevulinate synthase, non-specific, mitochondrial-like has product METLVKCPFLKKVPTTFLQRAGNSLAIYADKCPVMTEYMARYSSVMSARMHSTSSNDGKDAGKPYLVEAHGSEKLVTQCPFLGSTGNQGLAKQASVRMQEDIPASSVCRGQLKVDLLDAVEKEKIEYNDVMEVREDGPQDLPNQVLGAIQDAAVAVPPADAMPRETVNPVSDGPSFNYDLFMEKKIQEKKEDHSYRVFKKVNRRADTFPYAEDYSGSSQAMFGETGDGEEPRRISVWCSNDYLGMSRHPQVKAAIGETLRKYGAGAGGTRNIAGTSSLHGTLERELADLHNKQSALLFSSCFVANDSTLFTLAKMIPGCEFYSDAGNHASMIQGIRNSGAPKYIFRHNDPEHLEELLSKADPATPKIVAFETVHSMDGAVCPLKELCDVAHKYGAITFVDEVHAVGLYGERGGGIGDRDGLMDQIDIVTGTLGKAFGNVGGYIASTSALVDMVRSYAAGFIFTTALPPMNLAGAITAVRLLKSDVGVRLRSRHQRNVALMRRMLIAEGLPIVHCPSHIIPVRVSDPEKNTQLCDILLQKYGIYVQAINYPTVPRGEEMLRVAATPGHTVSLMQYFVSSLAKAWREVGLGDQPAHQTETCLYCQKPVQFELLSARTRPKLITVPHGCGTPVPSMGPTKEPPTITA; this is encoded by the exons ATGGAGACTTTAGTGAAATGTCCATTTCTGAAAAAAGTACCAACCACCTTTCTACAACGTGCTGGGAACTCTCTAGCCATTTATGCGGATAAATGTCCAGTCATGACTGAGTATATGGCTCGTTACTCTTCAGTGATGAGTGCAAG aatgcaTTCTACCTCATCAAATGATGGAAAAGATGCTGGAAAGCCCTACCTTGTCGAAg CTCATGGCAGTGAGAAATTGGTAACTCAATGCCCATTTTTGGGATCAACTGGAAATCAAGGATTGGCAAAACAAGCAAGTGTACGAATGCAG GAAGATATTCCTGCTTCGTCTGTTTGTCGTGGACAACTGAAGGTTGATCTATTGGATGCAGTTGAAAAAGAGAAGATAGAGTATAATGATGTAATGGAAG tAAGAGAGGATGGGCCTCAGGATCTGCCCAATCAAGTTCTTGGTGCCATCCAAGATGCTGCTGTTGCTGTGCCACCAGCTGATGCCATGCCACGGGAAACTGTCAATCCTGTGTCCGATGGCCCGAGTTTCAATTATGATCTGTTTATggagaaaaaaattcaagagAAAAAGGAGGATCATTCATACCGGGTGTTTAAAAAG gtGAACAGGCGTGCTGATACATTTCCGTATGCTGAGGATTATAGCGGTAGTTCACAGGCAATGTTCGGTGAAACTGGTGATGGAGAAGAACCTCGGCGCATCTCTGTTTGGTGTAGCAATGACTACTTGGGAATGAGTCGTCATCCTCAGGTTAAAGCAGCTATTGG AGAAACGCTTCGCAAGTATGGTGCAGGAGCAGGTGGAACCCGCAACATTGCTGGTACTTCATCTCTGCACGGAACGTTGGAACGAGAGCTAGCGGATTTACACAACAAACAATCCGCACTCTTATTTTCGTCATGCTTTGTCGCAAATGATTCGACTCTTTTCACCTTGGCCAAAATGATACCTG gTTGCGAGTTTTATTCTGACGCTGGAAACCATGCATCGATGATTCAAGGGATACGTAACAGTGGAGCACCGAAATACATATTTAGGCATAATGATCCTGAACACTTGGAGGAGCTATTGAGCAAGGCGGATCCGGCCACACCAAAAATTGTTGCTTTTGAAACCGTACATTCCATGGATG GCGCTGTCTGTCCATTGAAGGAATTGTGCGACGTGGCGCATAAGTAtggggctattacttttgtggATGAAGTTCATGCAGTAGGATTGTACGGAGAGAGAGGTGGTGGCATCGGCGATCGAGACGGTCTCATGGATCAGATTGACATTGTTACGGGAACACTTG ggaaGGCTTTTGGAAATGTTGGCGGTTATATTGCCAGCACAAGTGCTCTGGTTGATATGGTACGAAGTTATGCTGCTGGGTTCATCTTCACTACTGCCCTACCTCCTATGAATCTTGCCGGTGCAATCACCGCTGTGAGATTACTAAAATCTGATGTTGGCGTTCGTCTACGCTCAAGGCACCAACGAAATGTCGCTCTCATGCGTAGGATGCTGATTGCTGAGGGACTACCGATTGTTCATTGCCCGTCCCATATCATTCCTGTCAGA GTTAGTGATCCCGAGAAGAACACTCAACTGTGTGACATCTTGTTACAAAAGTATGGCATCTACGTCCAAGCCATCAATTATCCGACGGTGCCACGCGGAGAAGAGATGTTGAGAGTTGCGGCTACCCCTGGTCACACGGTTTCTTTGATGCA GTATTTCGTGTCCAGTCTGGCCAAAGCTTGGCGTGAGGTCGGTCTGGGGGATCAACCAGCCCACCAGACGGAGACGTGTTTGTACTGCCAGAAGCCTGTCCAATTCGAGCTGCTTTCAGCGCGCACTCGCCCAAAGTTGATCACCGTACCACACGGATGTGGAACCCCCGTTCCCTCAATGGGACCCACCAAAGAGCCGCCAACTATTACGGCATGA
- the LOC120336890 gene encoding bis(5'-adenosyl)-triphosphatase enpp4-like isoform X1, with translation MNTMEKCKVMVAVLIYSHSMILCWSHAKSAPKLLVISFDGFRWDYLDKTDTPNFDRIANNGVRAKWVKDSFLTVTFPNHYTIATGLHVESHGIVGNVFYDPVFDEIFNMSSPRSLNDSRFWGGEPVWITNELQGGTSGVYYWPGCGANIKGIRPTHCVNIVDITNSSLNMWKHRTDTVIGWLSDLENDVNLAMLYFGEPDVSGHRYGPNAPEIVQKIQLCDAITGYILSQLDKYGIDEINIIITSDHGMSEMNRKKFITLDDHVDMKKIKHIMNDIASASIWPDSKKNITEELFKNLSAIDPVHYKVWLKKDIPPEYHYSNNRRISSIFMQANEGWGIRENWNDPRYKMGRHGYNNSLMNMHVFFLATGPSFKEGFLSEPFELIDIYSLMCYILEIKPAPNNGSFDAVRQLLRDERPMNYEDYNSKMFRVNISIWEGICIGVICNATMLIYLLKRMKKGYLKLPVMPNSNRIHVDKKITERTLWDNRI, from the exons ATGAATACCATGGAGAAATGCAAGGTTATGGTTGCAGTTTTGATTTATAGTCATTCAATGATATTGTGTTGGTCGCATGCTAAGTCTGCGCCAAAACTTCTTGTAATCTCTTTTGACGGCTTTCGTTGGGACTATCTTGATAAAACCGACACTCCAAATTTTGATCGAATAGCAAACAATGGTGTACGAGCAAAGTGGGTGAAAGACTCTTTTCTCACTGTTACTTTTCCGAACCATTACACAATTGCAACAGGACTACACGTGGAAAGTCACGGTATTGTCGGTAACGTGTTCTATGACCCTGTATTTGATGAAATCTTCAACATGTCTTCACCAAGATCTTTAAACGATTCAAGATTTTGGGGAGGCGAACCAGTTTGGATCACGAACGAATTACAAGGAGGTACCTCTGGAGTGTACTACTGGCCAGGTTGTGGCGCTAATATCAAAGGGATAAGACCTACACATTGCGTAAATATTGTAGATATTACAAACAGTTCATTGAATATGTGGAAACATAGAACTGATACTGTTATTGGGTGGTTATCTGATCTGGAGAATGATGTAAATCTAGCAATGTTATATTTTGGGGAGCCTGATGTAAGCGGGCATCGTTATGGACCTAACGCGCCTGAAATTGTTCAGAAAATACAGCTATGTGATGCGATAACAG GTTATATTCTAAGCCAGCTTGATAAGTATGGCATTGATGAAATCAATATCATCATAACAAGTGATCATGGAATGTCTGAGATGAATAGGAAAAAATTTATAACATTAGATGATCATGTTGATATGAAGAAAATAAAGCACATAATGAACGACATTGCATCGGCGAGTATATGGCCTGATTCTAAAAAAA aTATCACTGAAGAATTGTTCAAGAATCTTTCAGCTATCGATCCAGTCCATTATAAAGTATGGCTAAAAAAGGACATTCCACCCGAGTATCATTATTCAAATAACAGACGGATTTCTTCAATTTTCATGCAAGCCAATGAAGGTTGGGGTATCAGAGAAAACTGGAATGATCCACGATACAAAA TGGGACGACATGGATACAATAATTCGTTGATGAATATGCATGTTTTCTTCCTTGCGACGGGTCCGTCCTTCAAAGAGGGATTTTTGTCTGAACCTTTTGAACTCATCGATATATATTCTTTGATGTGTTACATTTTAGAA ATTAAACCAGCACCCAATAATGGATCATTTGATGCAGTTAGACAACTACTGAGAGATGAACGTCCAATGAATTATGAAGATTATAACAGCAAGATGTTCCGAGTGAATATTTCTATATGGGAAG GAATATGTATTGGAGTCATCTGCAACGCAACAATGTTAATTTATCTTTTGAAACGCATGAAGAAAGGGTATTTAAAGCTTCCTGTAATGCCGAATTCCAATCGTATCCATGTCGATAAGAAAATTACGGAGAGAACATTATGGGACAACCGCATATAA